The following coding sequences are from one Onychomys torridus chromosome 14, mOncTor1.1, whole genome shotgun sequence window:
- the Nfkbia gene encoding NF-kappa-B inhibitor alpha encodes MFQPAGHGQDWAMEGPRDGLKKERLMDDRHDSGLDSMKDEEYEQMVKELQEIRLQPEVVPLAAEPWKQQLTEDGDSFLHLAIIHEEKTLTMEVIRQVKGDLAFLNFQNNLQQTPLHLAVITNQPGIAEALLEAGCDPELRDFRGNTPLHLACEQGCLASVGVLTKICTPQHLHSILQATNYNGHTCLHLASIHGYLGIVEHLVSLGADVNAQEPCNGRTALHLAVDLQNPDLVSLLLKCGADVNRVTYQGYSPYQLTWGRPSTRIQQQLGQLTLETLQLLPDSEDEESYDTEPEFTEDELPYDDCVFGGQRLTL; translated from the exons ATGTTTCAGCCAGCCGGGCACGGCCAGGACTGGGCCATGGAGGGCCCGCGGGACGGCCTCAAGAAGGAGCGGCTGATGGACGATCGCCACGACAGCGGCCTGGACTCCATGAAGGACGAGGAGTACGAGCAGATGGTGAAGGAGCTGCAGGAGATCCGCCTGCAGCCCGAGGTGGTGCCGCTGGCCGCCGAGCCCTGGAAGCAGCAGCTCACCGAGGACGGAGACTC GTTCCTGCACTTGGCCATCATCCATGAAGAGAAGACTCTGACCATGGAAGTGATTCGGCAGGTGAAGGGCGACCTGGCCTTCCTCAACTTCCAGAACAACCTGCAGCAG ACTCCGCTTCACTTGGCTGTGATCACCAACCAGCCAGGAATTGCTGAGGCACTTTTGGAAGCTGGCTGTGATCCTGAGCTCCGAGACTTTCGAGGAAATACCCCTCTGCATCTTGCCTGTGAGCAGGGCTGCCTGGCCAGTGTAGGAGTCCTGACGAAGATTTGCACACCCCAGCATCTCcattccatcctgcaggccaCCAACTACAATG GCCACACGTGTCTACACCTAGCCTCCATCCATGGCTACCTGGGCATCGTGGAGCATTTGGTGTCTTTGGGTGCTGATGTCAATGCTCAG GAGCCCTGCAATGGCCGGACAGCCCTCCACCTTGCAGTGGACCTGCAGAATCCGGACCTGGTTTCGCTCTTGTTGAAGTGTGGGGCTGATGTCAACAGAGTCACCTACCAAGGTTACTCCCCCTATCAGCTTACCTGGGGCCGCCCAAGCACCCGGATACAGCAGCAGCTGGGCCAGCTGACCCTGGAAACTCTGCAGCTGCTCCCTGACAGTGAGGATGAGGAGAGCTATGACACAGAGCCAGAGTTCACGGAGGACGAG CTGCCCTATGATGACTGTGTGTTCGGGGGCCAACGTCTGACATTATGA